One genomic region from Tigriopus californicus strain San Diego chromosome 4, Tcal_SD_v2.1, whole genome shotgun sequence encodes:
- the LOC131879759 gene encoding uncharacterized protein LOC131879759 codes for MGKRRQKVRWTAVGETFYTSGDETSEPQSGNDLEHVKPENHKPAHYYGPRENHGPGGYGGHHRSHHRHYSGGPPPSRRYGSHWNSAPIAPRFERKAAAAQAAAEYANGFDHNGEGCEFEQLPDGFTKIRSKNLDVLFKRDYYAHKIEMSQSNGSSIKEDGSDPEEGDDEEAQTGEGSGREESITDGTHHDSTSTPNEKTQAADGETAKQVVSLPYSPNAAPFIPQSQASRPNLFLYSPSSNTMIPCEEIIIPNPVMGPEGPMYQGPSNIYLAFPMDNGGPVNGYIGPQQYMAPPALQHQTSMPYDHYGVPYQPYHTNERGGGHHSHDNSTYQSSSENGAESHSNDSTCPHSPPDLSMYSPVTWTDGNGALNFVQGSAMVPQSQQIWYQNNECNVPYSGKTVPIPQVNSVGVPSSEKFNGIAQESKSVPMLKEEENPKSVIPGLHPDRLNGKRVQKKKRRKKSLATMVIPEVHRGSSSSEDFFHAQKGAQIDQGSIQNGTVVGSLMSSSQLSEEDEVTEKVTDSVQSDSPTPVITVSPPNTAQDLEAGESALNDQALLNQAAQELEKVGGKAPAIMTENAVNGLESHCETENAIKSEKPTPSCDFEQLVCEPAPIGDPSNDVIKGETNDAPSNVPQDIVKDGDKEEPENVIAGSGLVESAKNYASVPEKEESVKCKDVPQESPQVESDVQCSDASPSLCSPRVAHITLKEDNLLSSPISCPVLSHKEKVPEQAISKQVAPGEKSNMSKQSPQPTQQPSPPKKSNSPRLNPKVSKSVSNPTNATTTTTTSTTTKKTTTASEIATTPATSLGSELSPKPDHEANKDPCASPDSSLANNSSNVLSSEASAMKKLYSVVCKEEKPEEKKPLTSKDKGEDQENVPPPKESSEPVKSGRGNKSGRHNRRSKNQMNNSQQSAQNDKRKEHSVASELVENEAKATDTPDNGGEWETKKRKNRKANKANSRHAQQDLVSERSGKAIFDPQPMPLESVVQSEAVEKKTSVAVSRSEPVVSDKPTNGAKPIMEDREKSEDTVSIDSKRNSMKRKKKRSNGQAPPEKPSIRPVLVRDGVLDVRSGMATPKDLEMFANRTLVPINSLIVSSIGHGIQNGPMDLGRIGFGKYSPPDRTEEIPLSLRQEPLEEEEMEEAEPTLGDSSPSDASKSEEQITTECAPTKSSDIDLD; via the coding sequence ATGGGCAAAAGGCGTCAAAAGGTTCGGTGGACTGCAGTCGGAGAAACCTTTTACACGTCCGGTGACGAGACATCCGAACCTCAGAGTGGAAATGATCTTGAGCACGTGAAGCCAGAGAATCATAAGCCCGCTCATTATTATGGCCCTCGAGAAAACCACGGGCCAGGGGGCTACGGTGGTCATCATAGGAGCCATCATCGCCATTACAGTGGGGGACCACCCCCTTCAAGGAGGTATGGATCCCATTGGAACTCTGCCCCCATAGCACCGAGATTCGAAAGGAAGGCTGCTGCGGCCCAAGCGGCTGCTGAGTACGCCAACGGTTTTGATCACAATGGCGAAGGCTGTGAGTTCGAGCAATTGCCGGATGGCTTCACAAAGATTCGCTCGAAGAACTTAGATGTGCTCTTCAAAAGAGACTATTATGCCCACAAGATCGAGATGTCCCAATCCAATGGGTCCAGTATCAAGGAGGATGGTAGCGACCCAGAGGAAGGAGATGACGAAGAGGCACAAACTGGTGAAGGTAGTGGACGTGAAGAATCAATCACCGATGGAACTCATCACGACAGCACTTCAACGCCGAATGAGAAAACTCAAGCAGCAGATGGGGAGACCGCTAAACAAGTGGTCAGTCTCCCGTACTCTCCTAATGCGGCTCCGTTCATCCCTCAAAGTCAGGCATCCCGTCCAAACTTGTTCTTATACTCGCCCTCTTCAAACACAATGATTCCGTGTGAGGAAATCATCATCCCCAACCCTGTCATGGGCCCCGAGGGTCCCATGTACCAGGGTCCTTCAAATATATACTTGGCCTTTCCCATGGACAATGGAGGCCCGGTCAACGGGTATATTGGACCTCAGCAATACATGGCACCACCTGCTCTCCAGCACCAGACCTCCATGCCATATGACCATTATGGAGTGCCTTATCAACCATATCATACCAACGAAAGAGGTGGTGGCCACCACAGCCATGACAATTCCACCTATCAGTCCTCGTCGGAAAATGGTGCCGAGTCCCATTCCAATGATTCCACATGCCCACACAGTCCTCCCGATTTGTCAATGTACTCTCCTGTCACCTGGACTGATGGCAATGGCGCTTTGAACTTTGTTCAAGGTTCCGCCATGGTTCCTCAATCTCAACAGATCTGGTATCAAAACAACGAATGTAATGTTCCCTACTCGGGCAAAACTGTGCCTATTCCACAGGTCAACAGTGTGGGAGTTCCTTCATCAGAGAAGTTCAATGGTATTGCCCAAGAGAGTAAGTCAGTTCCGATgttgaaagaggaagaaaatccCAAATCCGTCATTCCTGGACTTCATCCAGATCGGCTCAATGGCAAGAGGGTTCAAAAGAAGAAGCGTAGGAAGAAGTCTTTGGCTACCATGGTCATCCCTGAGGTTCATCGTGGTTCCTCCTCATCGGAAGACTTCTTCCACGCGCAGAAAGGAGCTCAGATAGACCAGGGAAGCATTCAGAATGGAACCGTGGTTGGAAGTCTAATGTCGTCGAGCCAACTCTCTGAAGAAGACGAGGTGACCGAGAAAGTGACCGATTCTGTCCAATCGGATTCCCCAACACCAGTTATTACCGTCTCTCCACCCAACACCGCTCAAGATCTTGAGGCAGGCGAGAGTGCTCTCAACGACCAGGCTTTGCTGAACCAAGCTGCTCAGGAATTGGAGAAGGTCGGCGGTAAAGCGCCAGCCATCATGACGGAAAATGCTGTGAACGGTTTGGAAAGTCATTGCGAAACTGAGAATGCCATCAAATCTGAGAAACCAACTCCATCATGTGATTTTGAACAGTTAGTCTGCGAACCCGCTCCTATTGGTGACCCTTCAAACGATGTGATCAAAGGTGAGACGAATGATGCCCCTTCCAATGTTCCTCAAGATATTGTCAAAGACGGAGATAAAGAAGAGCCGGAAAATGTTATTGCTGGCAGTGGCTTGGTCGAGTCGGCAAAAAATTATGCTAGTGTTCCTGAAAAGGAAGAGTCTGTGAAGTGTAAAGATGTTCCACAGGAATCACCTCAAGTCGAATCTGATGTACAATGCAGCGATGCCTCTCCCTCCCTATGCTCTCCTAGAGTCGCACACATCACCCTCAAAGAGGACAACTTGCTTTCCTCTCCTATATCGTGTCCAGTGTTGTCACACAAGGAGAAAGTACCTGAACAAGCCATCAGTAAGCAAGTTGCTCCTGGCGAGAAGTCCAATATGTCCAAGCAGAGCCCCCAGCCGACACAACAACCGTCACCCCCAAAGAAGTCAAATAGCCCTCGCCTCAATCCCAAGGTCTCAAAGTCTGTTTCCAATCCTACCAACGCTACTACTACGACTACCACCAGCACCACTACCAAGAAAACCACCACTGCTTCGGAGATCGCTACCACTCCTGCAACTTCGCTTGGTTCAGAGCTTTCACCAAAGCCAGACCATGAAGCAAATAAAGACCCTTGTGCATCTCCCGATTCCTCGCTTGCTAACAACTCTTCCAACGTTCTTTCCAGTGAGGCGAGTGCCATGAAAAAGCTCTACAGTGTGGTTTGTAAGGAAGAAAAGCCTGAAGAGAAGAAGCCTTTGACCTCCAAAGACAAAGGAGAAGACCAAGAGAATGTTCCACCTCCTAAAGAGTCGTCTGAGCCGGTAAAATCTGGTCGAGGTAATAAGTCTGGTCGCCACAATCGGAGGTCTAAGAACCAAATGAATAATTCTCAACAGTCAGCTCAAAACGACAAACGCAAGGAGCACTCGGTTGCTTCGGAATTAGTCGAGAACGAAGCCAAGGCAACAGATACTCCGGACAATGGTGGAGAATGGGAGACAAAGAAACGCAAGAATCGAAAGGCCAACAAGGCAAACTCCAGACATGCCCAACAAGACCTGGTCTCTGAGCGATCAGGCAAGGCTATTTTCGATCCCCAACCAATGCCGTTGGAATCTGTTGTACAATCTGAGGCtgtggaaaagaaaacttcCGTAGCAGTCTCGAGATCCGAACCTGTTGTCTCCgacaaaccaaccaacggaGCCAAACCTATCATGGAGGATCGGGAAAAGTCAGAAGACACTGTCTCTATAGATTCCAAGCGAAACTCAATGAAGCGGAAGAAGAAGCGTTCCAACGGGCAAGCTCCCCCTGAGAAGCCTTCTATTCGTCCCGTTTTGGTCCGCGATGGCGTCCTGGACGTTAGAAGTGGCATGGCAACTCCTAAAGACCTGGAAATGTTTGCCAATCGGACCCTTGTTCCCATCAACTCGCTTATTGTGAGCAGTATCGGTCATGGAATCCAAAATGGACCAATGGACTTGGGTCGAATTGGCTTTGGGAAATACAGTCCGCCAGACAGAACCGAAGAGATCCCTTTGAGTTTACGCCAGGAGCCTCTCGAAGAGGAGGAAATGGAGGAGGCTGAACCAACCCTTGGGGATTCTTCTCCGTCCGATGCATCCAAGTCTGAGGAACAAATAACGACTGAATGTGCACCCACGAAATCTTCCGATATTGATCTTGACTAG